The proteins below come from a single Drosophila suzukii chromosome X, CBGP_Dsuzu_IsoJpt1.0, whole genome shotgun sequence genomic window:
- the Cox17 gene encoding cytochrome c oxidase copper chaperone, whose product MGNSASQGVAAPSVSAAQPVAPASSSGTASGEKPKCKACCACPETKRARDACIVENGEENCSALIEAHKKCMRDAGFNI is encoded by the exons GGCAACAGCGCGTCCCAGGGAGTCGCGGCTCCCAGTGTTTCGGCCGCCCAGCCGGTGGCCCCCGCATCCTCATCCGGAACCGCATCCGGCGAGAAGCCCAAGTGCAAGGCCTGTTGCGCCTGTCCGGAGACCAAGAGGGCACGTGACGCCTG CATTGTGGAAAACGGCGAGGAGAACTGCTCCGCACTCATCGAGGCGCACAAGAAGTGCATGCGCGATGCCGGCTTCAATATCTAG
- the LOC108005471 gene encoding microsomal glutathione S-transferase 1 isoform X1, translated as MSAPANNASQQMMTSPGDMFNLENPVFCCYLFWATVLVVKMLLMSLLTAVQRFRYKLLALVPLALRRKIFPNQEDLFFKNLEVQFDDPHVERVRRAHRNDMENILPYFIMSLIYISTNPNANVACNLFRVASVARIIHTLVYAVYPVPQPSRILAFATMLLITFYMAAIVALRTLSFI; from the exons ATGTCGGCCCCAGCAAATAATGCCAGCCAGCAGATGATGACATCGCCCGGCGATATGTTCAACCTGGAGAATCCCGTCTTTTGCTGCTATCTCTTCTGGGCCACGGTGCTGGTGGTTAAGATGCTCCTGATGTCCTTGCTAACGGCCGTGCAGCGTTTCCGGTACAAG CTGCTGGCACTCGTACCGCTGGCACTGCGACGCAAG ATCTTCCCCAATCAGGAGGATCTGTTCTTCAAGAATCTGGAAGTGCAATTCGATGATCCGCATGTGGAACGGGTTAGAAG AGCCCATCGCAATGACATGGAGAACATCCTGCCGTACTTTATTATGTCCTTGATTTATATCAGCACCAATCCGAATGCCAATGTGGCCTGCAATCTGTTCCGTGTGGCTTCCGTGGCCAGGATTATTCACACTTTGGTCTACGCCGTTTATCCGGTGCCGCAGCCCTCGAGGATTCTGGCCTTCGCCACCATGCTCCTAATCACCTTCTACATGGCCGCCATTGTCGCCCTGCGCACCCTAAGCTTTATCTAA
- the LOC108005471 gene encoding microsomal glutathione S-transferase 1 isoform X2: protein MSAPANNASQQMMTSPGDMFNLENPVFCCYLFWATVLVVKMLLMSLLTAVQRFRYKIFPNQEDLFFKNLEVQFDDPHVERVRRAHRNDMENILPYFIMSLIYISTNPNANVACNLFRVASVARIIHTLVYAVYPVPQPSRILAFATMLLITFYMAAIVALRTLSFI, encoded by the exons ATGTCGGCCCCAGCAAATAATGCCAGCCAGCAGATGATGACATCGCCCGGCGATATGTTCAACCTGGAGAATCCCGTCTTTTGCTGCTATCTCTTCTGGGCCACGGTGCTGGTGGTTAAGATGCTCCTGATGTCCTTGCTAACGGCCGTGCAGCGTTTCCGGTACAAG ATCTTCCCCAATCAGGAGGATCTGTTCTTCAAGAATCTGGAAGTGCAATTCGATGATCCGCATGTGGAACGGGTTAGAAG AGCCCATCGCAATGACATGGAGAACATCCTGCCGTACTTTATTATGTCCTTGATTTATATCAGCACCAATCCGAATGCCAATGTGGCCTGCAATCTGTTCCGTGTGGCTTCCGTGGCCAGGATTATTCACACTTTGGTCTACGCCGTTTATCCGGTGCCGCAGCCCTCGAGGATTCTGGCCTTCGCCACCATGCTCCTAATCACCTTCTACATGGCCGCCATTGTCGCCCTGCGCACCCTAAGCTTTATCTAA
- the LOC108005472 gene encoding microsomal glutathione S-transferase 1: protein MDNGPTDATPTAAAFRLVLLSKSNPVMGCYMFWTSLLVFKMLLMSLLTARQRMKTKTYANPEDLRISRSPEVRFGDPNVERVRRAHRNDLENVLPFLLMSLVYVASGPNPLTARLLIRIGASARLLHTVVYALIPVPQPARALAFFTTFAITCFEAGYVLMCCIKYI from the exons ATGGATAACGGACCCACTGacgccacgcccaccgccGCCGCCTTCCGGCTGGTGCTGCTCAGTAAATCGAATCCCGTGATGGGCTGCTATATGTTCTGGACCAGTCTGCTGGTTTTCAAGATGCTTCTAATGTCGCTACTCACGGCCCGCCAGCGGATGAAAACCAAGACCTATGCCAATCCGGAGGATTTGCGAATCAGCCGCAGTCCGGAGGTTCGGTTCGGAGATCCCAATGTGGAGCGGGTGCGAAG GGCCCATCGCAACGATCTGGAGAACGTTCTGCCATTCCTTCTAATGTCGCTGGTCTATGTGGCCAGCGGACCGAATCCCCTGACCGCCCGTCTGCTCATCCGCATCGGAGCAAGTGCCCGGCTGCTCCACACGGTGGTCTACGCACTAATCCCGGTTCCGCAACCAGCCAGAGCCCTGGCCTTCTTCACCACCTTCGCCATCACCTGCTTCGAGGCGGGCTACGTACTCATGTGCTGTATCAAGTACATTTAG